One genomic window of Manihot esculenta cultivar AM560-2 chromosome 16, M.esculenta_v8, whole genome shotgun sequence includes the following:
- the LOC110603291 gene encoding omega-hydroxypalmitate O-feruloyl transferase — translation MSKEILSYKCSCLLVIKICLSTLMAPWVQELHFNHLTIPITINSLVPIMPAGPIPVASGDTLYLSNLDDMIGARVFTPTIYFYRSDYKSCAKTFVMKRLCDALAYVLVPYYPFSGRIRETKNGKLEVFFGPEQGALMIEAYSKMSLAELGDLTVPNPAWSPLVYKFPNEEPYKIFDMPLLIAQVTQFSCGSFSLGLRLCHCICDGIGAMQFLRAWAATARTGTLVTNPEPCWDREFLKPRSPPVVKHPHIEFMRIEDGSTLTMSLWQEKSVQKCYRISREFQAKLKDLAQSNDKFSCSTFDAMAAHIWRSWIKALDVKPREYKLRLTFSVNARQKLKNPPLKDGFYGNVVCVACAVSSVNELVNGNLANTTHLVCEARNSVSEEYLRSTIDYVEVDRPRRLEFGGKLTITQWTRFSMYESADFGWGRPIYAGPIDLTPTPQVCVFLPEGETDSNGRMVVCICLPEYATNRFTEYLCSVVPSDEYVNRKKLLN, via the coding sequence ATGTCAAAGGAAATTCTCTCCTACAAATGCAGTTGCCTGCTGGTAATTAAGATCTGCCTCAGCACTCTCATGGCTCCTTGGGTCCAAGAGCTCCATTTCAATCACCTAACCATCCCCATAACCATTAACAGTTTGGTCCCAATTATGCCTGCTGGACCTATTCCAGTTGCCTCAGGTGATACCCTTTATCTTTCAAACCTTGATGATATGATTGGAGCTCGTGTTTTCACCCCAACAATATACTTCTATAGATCAGATTACAAAAGTTGTGCTAAAACTTTCGTTATGAAAAGATTATGTGATGCTCTAGCTTATGTTTTAGTTCCTTACTACCCTTTTTCTGGTAGGATTAGAGAAACCAAGAATGGGAAGTTAGAGGTGTTTTTTGGACCAGAACAAGGTGCGCTTATGATTGAGGCATACTCAAAGATGTCCTTAGCTGAACTAGGTGATCTCACTGTGCCAAACCCTGCATGGTCACCATTGGTCTACAAGTTCCCAAATGAAGAACCTTATAAAATTTTCGACATGCCATTGCTTATTGCTCAAGTAACCCAATTTAGTTGTGGTAGCTTTAGCCTAGGCTTAAGACTCTGCCATTGCATCTGTGATGGAATTGGTGCTATGCAATTTCTTAGGGCATGGGCAGCCACGGCAAGGACAGGCACCTTGGTGACAAATCCTGAACCATGCTGGGATAGGGAATTTCTCAAACCTCGCAGCCCACCGGTGGTAAAACATCCACATATTGAGTTCATGAGGATAGAAGATGGCTCAACTCTAACAATGTCTTTATGGCAAGAAAAGTCTGTCCAGAAGTGTTATCGAATCAGTAGAGAGTTTCAAGCTAAGCTGAAAGATTTAGCTCAATCAAATGATAAGTTCTCTTGCTCTACATTTGATGCCATGGCAGCCCACATTTGGAGGTCATGGATAAAAGCACTGGATGTAAAACCAAGAGAATATAAGCTTAGGCTAACATTTTCTGTCAATGCTCGCCAAAAGCTCAAAAACCCACCTTTAAAAGATGGTTTCTATGGTAATGTGGTGTGTGTAGCATGTGCAGTAAGCTCTGTTAATGAGCTTGTCAATGGAAATCTTGCTAATACTACCCATTTAGTATGCGAGGCTCGGAATAGTGTCTCAGAGGAGTATTTGAGATCAACAATAGATTATGTAGAAGTGGACAGGCCAAGGAGGCTTGAATTTGGGGGGAAATTGACAATAACACAGTGGACAAGATTTTCCATGTATGAGTCTGCAGATTTTGGGTGGGGAAGACCAATTTATGCAGGTCCTATAGACCTGACCCCAACTCCACAAGTTTGTGTATTCCTGCCAGAAGGGGAAACCGATTCTAATGGGAGAATGGTGGTCTGCATTTGCCTTCCTGAGTATGCTACCAATAGATTTACTGAATACTTGTGTTCTGTAGTTCCGTCTGATGAATATGTTAATAGGAAAAAGCTCCTAAATTGA